A window from Bordetella petrii encodes these proteins:
- the nuoF gene encoding NADH-quinone oxidoreductase subunit NuoF produces MNAPDLYKTLAQGLDPNPLNDLSNSMCLHGRHIGPQILADLDGSNWHLQDYVQRGGYEALRKILSSGMKPEDVIAEVKASGLRGRGGAGFPTGLKWSFMPRAFPGQKYLVCNSDEGEPGTFKDRDILRFNPHIVIEGMAIAAYAMGISVGYNYIHGEIFEVYERFEEALEEARAAGFLGDKILGSEFSFQLHAFHGYGAYICGEETALLESLEGKKGQPRFKPPFPASFGLYGKPTTINNTETFAAVPWIIRNGGQAYLEVGKPNNGGTKVFSITGDVERPGNYEIPLGTPFAKLLELAGGMRGGKKLKAVIPGGSSAPVLPADIMMDTTMDYDAIAKAGSMLGSGAVIVMDETRCMVKSLLRLSYFYFEESCGQCTPCREGTGWLYRMVHRIEHGQGRQEDLDLLDSVAGNIMGRTICALGDAAAMPVRGFLKHYRDEFAHHIEHKSCVVPQYL; encoded by the coding sequence ATGAACGCGCCCGACCTGTACAAGACCCTGGCGCAGGGGCTCGATCCCAACCCCCTGAACGACCTGTCCAATTCCATGTGCCTGCACGGCCGGCACATCGGGCCGCAGATCCTGGCCGACCTCGACGGCAGCAACTGGCACCTGCAAGACTACGTGCAGCGCGGCGGCTACGAGGCCTTGCGCAAGATCCTGTCGTCCGGCATGAAGCCCGAAGACGTCATCGCCGAAGTCAAGGCCTCGGGCCTGCGCGGCCGCGGCGGCGCGGGCTTTCCCACCGGCCTGAAGTGGAGCTTCATGCCGCGCGCCTTCCCGGGCCAGAAGTACCTGGTGTGCAATTCCGACGAAGGCGAGCCCGGCACCTTCAAAGACCGCGACATCCTGCGCTTCAACCCGCACATCGTGATCGAAGGCATGGCCATCGCCGCCTACGCCATGGGCATCAGCGTCGGCTACAACTACATCCACGGCGAAATCTTCGAAGTGTACGAACGCTTCGAAGAAGCCCTGGAAGAAGCTCGCGCCGCCGGCTTCCTGGGCGACAAGATCCTGGGTTCCGAGTTCAGCTTCCAGCTGCATGCCTTCCACGGCTACGGCGCGTACATCTGCGGCGAGGAAACCGCGCTGCTCGAATCGCTGGAAGGCAAGAAGGGCCAGCCGCGCTTCAAGCCGCCGTTTCCCGCCAGCTTCGGCCTGTACGGCAAGCCCACCACCATCAACAACACCGAAACCTTCGCGGCGGTGCCCTGGATCATCCGCAACGGCGGCCAGGCCTATCTCGAAGTCGGCAAGCCCAACAACGGCGGCACCAAGGTGTTCTCGATCACGGGCGACGTCGAACGTCCGGGCAACTACGAAATCCCGCTGGGCACGCCGTTCGCCAAGCTGCTCGAGCTGGCCGGCGGCATGCGCGGCGGCAAGAAGCTCAAGGCCGTCATTCCGGGCGGCTCCAGCGCTCCGGTGCTGCCGGCCGACATCATGATGGACACCACCATGGACTACGACGCCATCGCCAAGGCGGGCTCCATGCTGGGGTCGGGCGCGGTCATCGTCATGGACGAAACCCGCTGCATGGTGAAGTCGCTGCTGCGGCTGTCGTATTTCTATTTCGAAGAAAGCTGCGGCCAGTGCACACCGTGCCGTGAAGGCACCGGCTGGCTCTACCGCATGGTCCATCGCATCGAACACGGCCAGGGTCGCCAGGAAGACCTCGACCTGCTCGACAGCGTGGCCGGCAACATCATGGGCCGCACGATCTGCGCCCTGGGCGATGCCGCCGCCATGCCGGTGCGCGGCTTCCTCAAGCACTATCGCGACGAATTCGCGCACCACATCGAACACAAGTCGTGTGTGGTCCCGCAATATCTGTAG
- the nuoG gene encoding NADH-quinone oxidoreductase subunit NuoG has protein sequence MVELTVDGNQVEVPEGSMVMHAAQKLGLYVPHFCYHKKLSIAANCRMCLVEVEKAPKALPACATPATNGMVVHTCSEKAKAAQKSVMEFLLINHPLDCPICDQGGECQLQDLAVGYGGSTSRYREEKRVVFHKDLGPLVSAEEMARCIHCTRCVRFGQEIGGLMELGMLGRGEHSEITSFVGRSVESELSGNMIDLCPVGALTSKPFRYTARTWELARRRAVSPHDSLGANLVIQVKGDRVMRVVPFEDEALNECWISDRDRFSYEGLNSEDRLAAPMIKGADGQWQEASWADALQAVAQGLSRVRDSHGGGQIGALAAEYATTEEFALLGRLVRALGSENIDFRLRQTDPGFDAALSGAPWLGMPVADLDALDRVLVVGSFLRKDHPLMAQRLRQAAKRGTQVLLVDSAADDPLMPVAARITVAPSGLPQALAQVAVALAQAKEQPVPAEFAGVTPDENAKLVAASLASGSNVAVLMGNMAVAAPQASLLAANARSVADLAGARFGFLTSGGNTVGGYLAGAVPGQGGKTAAAMLAEPLKAYIVLHAEPSLDADNGPQAVAALRGAEFAVALTPYASAAQDWADVMLPVAPFTETSGTFVNAQGLPQSFKGTVAPLGQTRPGWKVLRVLGNVLQLQGFEDETSESVRDTALAGGVESRLSNDIKAARGLGQAAAGLERVADVPIYRSDAMVRRSGPLQDAPASQAPTARMNGATLAGLGLAAGVRVRVTGPAGSAELETVQDDAVADRAVRISAAFEQTAALGGAFGEISVERA, from the coding sequence ATGGTTGAACTAACCGTCGACGGCAATCAGGTCGAAGTCCCCGAGGGCAGCATGGTGATGCATGCGGCCCAGAAGCTCGGCCTGTATGTGCCGCATTTCTGCTACCACAAGAAACTGTCCATCGCGGCCAACTGCCGCATGTGCCTGGTTGAAGTGGAAAAGGCGCCCAAGGCGCTGCCCGCCTGCGCCACGCCTGCCACCAATGGCATGGTGGTGCACACCTGCTCTGAAAAAGCCAAGGCCGCCCAGAAGTCGGTCATGGAATTCCTGCTGATCAACCACCCGCTCGATTGCCCCATCTGCGATCAGGGCGGCGAGTGCCAGCTGCAGGATCTGGCGGTGGGCTACGGCGGCTCGACTTCGCGCTATCGCGAAGAAAAGCGCGTGGTCTTCCACAAAGACCTCGGCCCGCTGGTGTCGGCCGAAGAAATGGCCCGCTGCATCCATTGCACGCGCTGCGTGCGCTTCGGCCAGGAAATCGGCGGCCTGATGGAACTGGGCATGCTGGGCCGCGGCGAGCATTCCGAGATCACCTCGTTCGTGGGCCGCTCGGTCGAGTCCGAACTGTCGGGCAACATGATCGACCTCTGTCCCGTGGGCGCGCTGACCTCCAAGCCGTTCCGCTACACGGCCCGCACCTGGGAACTGGCGCGCCGCCGCGCGGTCAGTCCGCACGACAGCCTGGGCGCCAACCTGGTCATCCAGGTCAAGGGCGACCGCGTCATGCGGGTGGTGCCGTTCGAAGACGAAGCGCTCAACGAGTGCTGGATCAGCGACCGCGACCGCTTCTCGTACGAAGGCCTCAACAGCGAAGACCGCCTGGCCGCGCCCATGATCAAGGGCGCCGACGGCCAATGGCAGGAAGCCTCGTGGGCCGACGCGCTGCAGGCCGTGGCGCAAGGCCTGTCGCGGGTGCGCGACAGCCATGGCGGCGGCCAGATCGGCGCCCTGGCGGCCGAATACGCCACCACCGAAGAATTCGCGCTGCTGGGCCGCCTGGTGCGCGCCCTGGGCTCCGAGAACATCGATTTCCGTCTGCGCCAAACCGATCCCGGCTTCGACGCGGCCCTGTCCGGCGCCCCCTGGCTGGGCATGCCGGTGGCCGATCTCGACGCGCTCGATCGCGTGCTGGTGGTGGGCTCGTTCCTGCGCAAAGACCATCCCCTGATGGCGCAGCGCCTGCGCCAGGCCGCCAAGCGCGGCACGCAGGTCCTGCTGGTCGACAGCGCGGCCGACGACCCCCTCATGCCGGTCGCTGCGCGCATCACCGTGGCGCCGTCCGGCCTGCCTCAGGCGCTGGCCCAGGTGGCCGTGGCGCTGGCCCAGGCCAAAGAACAGCCGGTGCCGGCCGAATTCGCCGGCGTCACGCCCGATGAAAACGCCAAGCTGGTTGCCGCCAGCCTGGCTTCGGGCTCGAACGTCGCCGTGCTGATGGGCAACATGGCCGTGGCCGCGCCGCAGGCCTCGCTGCTGGCCGCCAATGCGCGCAGCGTGGCCGACCTGGCCGGCGCGCGCTTCGGCTTCCTGACGTCGGGCGGCAATACGGTGGGCGGCTACCTGGCCGGCGCCGTGCCGGGGCAGGGCGGCAAAACCGCCGCCGCCATGCTGGCCGAGCCGCTCAAGGCCTACATCGTGCTGCACGCCGAGCCGTCCCTGGATGCCGACAACGGCCCGCAGGCCGTGGCCGCGCTGCGCGGCGCCGAGTTCGCCGTCGCCCTGACCCCGTACGCATCGGCCGCGCAAGACTGGGCCGACGTCATGCTGCCGGTTGCCCCGTTCACCGAAACCTCGGGCACCTTCGTCAATGCGCAGGGCCTGCCGCAGAGCTTCAAGGGCACGGTGGCGCCGCTGGGCCAGACCCGTCCGGGCTGGAAGGTGCTGCGCGTGCTGGGCAATGTGCTGCAGCTGCAGGGCTTCGAAGACGAAACTTCCGAATCGGTGCGCGATACCGCCCTGGCGGGCGGCGTCGAAAGCCGTCTGTCCAACGACATCAAGGCCGCGCGCGGGCTGGGGCAAGCCGCGGCGGGCCTCGAGCGCGTCGCCGACGTGCCCATCTACCGCAGCGATGCCATGGTGCGCCGCTCCGGGCCGTTGCAGGATGCGCCCGCCTCGCAGGCGCCCACCGCGCGCATGAACGGCGCCACGCTGGCCGGCCTGGGGCTGGCTGCCGGGGTCCGGGTGCGCGTTACCGGCCCGGCCGGCTCGGCCGAGCTCGAAACCGTGCAAGACGACGCCGTGGCCGACCGCGCGGTGCGCATTTCGGCGGCATTCGAGCAAACCGCCGCCCTGGGCGGCGCCTTCGGTGAAATCAGCGTGGAGCGTGCCTGA
- the nuoH gene encoding NADH-quinone oxidoreductase subunit NuoH translates to MEWLDILESHGQALLGPTVWLVLWTLVKIVVIAVPIILCVAYLTYWERKMIGWMHVRLGPTRVGFRGLLQPFADVFKLLTKEVVVPTQANKVLFVVAPVVTLMPALAAWAVVPFGPEVVLANVNAGLLYVMAITSIGVYGVIVAGWASNSKYAFLGALRASAQMVSYELAIGFVLVTVLLVSGSLNMSEIVLGQTRGWFADHGLTFLSWNWLPLLPLFVIYVISAVAETNRHPFDVVEGESEIVAGHMVEYSGMAFALFFLGEYANMILLSCMASIMFLGGWTSPIDIAPLNWIPGWIWLGVKTFFVVSLFVWFRASFPRYRYDQIMRLGWKIFIPLTGVWLVVVAIWMQTPWNIWR, encoded by the coding sequence ATGGAATGGCTCGATATTCTTGAAAGCCACGGTCAGGCCCTGCTGGGCCCGACGGTCTGGCTGGTGCTCTGGACGCTCGTCAAGATCGTCGTCATCGCGGTTCCCATCATCCTGTGCGTGGCCTATCTCACGTACTGGGAACGCAAGATGATCGGCTGGATGCACGTGCGCCTGGGCCCGACCCGCGTCGGCTTCCGCGGCCTGCTGCAGCCGTTCGCCGACGTGTTCAAGCTGCTCACCAAAGAAGTCGTGGTGCCCACGCAGGCCAACAAGGTGCTGTTCGTGGTGGCGCCGGTGGTCACCCTGATGCCGGCGCTGGCGGCCTGGGCGGTGGTGCCGTTCGGCCCCGAAGTCGTGCTGGCCAACGTCAATGCCGGCCTGCTGTACGTCATGGCCATCACCTCCATCGGCGTCTATGGCGTCATCGTGGCCGGCTGGGCGTCGAACTCCAAGTACGCGTTCCTGGGGGCGCTGCGCGCCTCGGCGCAGATGGTGTCGTACGAACTCGCCATCGGCTTCGTGCTGGTCACGGTGCTGCTGGTGTCGGGCAGCCTGAACATGTCCGAGATCGTGCTGGGCCAGACACGCGGCTGGTTCGCCGACCACGGCCTGACGTTCCTGTCCTGGAACTGGCTGCCGCTGCTGCCGCTGTTCGTCATCTACGTGATCTCGGCCGTGGCCGAAACCAACCGCCACCCGTTCGACGTGGTGGAAGGTGAATCCGAAATCGTGGCCGGCCACATGGTCGAATACTCGGGCATGGCCTTCGCGCTGTTCTTCCTGGGCGAATACGCCAACATGATCCTGCTGTCGTGCATGGCATCCATCATGTTCCTGGGCGGCTGGACTTCGCCGATCGACATCGCGCCGCTGAACTGGATCCCGGGCTGGATCTGGCTGGGCGTCAAGACATTCTTCGTGGTCTCGCTGTTCGTGTGGTTCCGTGCGTCGTTCCCGCGCTACCGCTACGACCAGATCATGCGTTTGGGCTGGAAGATATTCATCCCGCTGACCGGCGTGTGGCTGGTCGTGGTGGCGATCTGGATGCAGACGCCCTGGAACATTTGGCGCTGA
- the nuoK gene encoding NADH-quinone oxidoreductase subunit NuoK, which translates to MTLTLAHYLVLGAILFAIGIFGIFLNRRNLIILLMSIELVLLAVNMNFVAFSSWFGDTAGQVFVFFILTVAAAEAAIGLAILVLLFRNLNTINVDELDRLKG; encoded by the coding sequence ATGACGCTGACGCTGGCCCATTACCTGGTGCTGGGCGCGATCCTGTTCGCCATCGGCATCTTCGGCATCTTCCTGAACCGCCGCAACCTGATCATCCTGCTGATGTCCATCGAGCTCGTGCTGCTGGCCGTCAACATGAACTTCGTGGCGTTCTCCAGCTGGTTCGGCGACACCGCCGGCCAGGTGTTCGTGTTTTTCATCCTGACGGTGGCGGCCGCTGAAGCCGCCATCGGGCTGGCGATTCTGGTGCTGCTGTTCCGCAACCTGAACACGATCAACGTTGACGAACTCGATCGCCTGAAGGGCTGA
- the nuoE gene encoding NADH-quinone oxidoreductase subunit NuoE, translated as MLLSEQAYQKIDRELAKFPADQRQSAIMASLAIAQEEKGWLSPEVLEDVANYIGVPPIAVQEVATFYNMFDIKPVGKHKIAVCTNLPCALRDGEKAGDFLKRKLGVDYRETTPDGLFTLVEGECMGACGDSPVLIVNNKHMCVRMTEEKIDALVQGLKAQGESA; from the coding sequence ATGCTGCTTTCCGAACAGGCCTACCAGAAAATCGATCGGGAACTCGCCAAGTTCCCGGCCGACCAGCGGCAGTCGGCCATCATGGCTTCGCTTGCCATCGCGCAAGAAGAAAAAGGCTGGCTGTCCCCCGAAGTCCTTGAAGACGTGGCCAACTACATCGGCGTGCCGCCCATCGCGGTGCAGGAAGTCGCCACGTTCTACAACATGTTCGATATCAAGCCGGTCGGCAAGCACAAGATCGCGGTTTGCACGAACCTGCCCTGTGCCTTGCGCGACGGCGAAAAAGCCGGCGACTTCCTCAAGCGCAAGCTCGGCGTCGACTATCGCGAAACCACGCCCGACGGCCTGTTCACGCTGGTCGAGGGCGAATGCATGGGCGCCTGCGGCGATTCCCCCGTGCTCATCGTCAACAACAAGCATATGTGCGTGCGCATGACCGAAGAAAAAATCGATGCGCTGGTTCAGGGCCTGAAGGCCCAGGGAGAGTCGGCATGA
- a CDS encoding NADH-quinone oxidoreductase subunit J — protein sequence MTFTTVLFYILAAVLVIAAFRVITARSPVTAVLHLILAFANAAMLWMLLGAEFLALLLVLVYVGAVMVLFLFVVMMLDIRIDTLRHGLKTYLPLGLIIGAVLVVEMSFVLGATWHGAGPQASMAADYNNTRALGEAMYTQYVYAVEVGAALLLVGMIAAISLTLRRRRDAKYNDPAAAVRVRAKDRFRLVSMPAQSDRAQGRVSTPSDDAQGEKE from the coding sequence ATGACATTTACCACTGTCCTGTTCTACATATTGGCCGCCGTCCTGGTGATCGCCGCGTTCCGCGTCATCACCGCGCGCAGTCCCGTCACCGCCGTCCTGCACCTGATCCTGGCCTTCGCCAACGCCGCCATGCTCTGGATGCTGCTGGGCGCCGAATTCCTGGCCCTGCTGCTGGTGCTGGTGTACGTGGGCGCCGTTATGGTGCTGTTCCTGTTCGTGGTCATGATGCTCGACATCCGCATCGACACGCTGCGCCACGGGCTCAAGACTTATCTGCCGCTGGGCCTCATCATCGGCGCCGTGCTGGTGGTCGAGATGTCGTTCGTGCTGGGCGCCACCTGGCACGGCGCCGGCCCGCAGGCGTCCATGGCCGCCGACTACAACAACACCCGCGCGCTGGGCGAGGCCATGTACACCCAGTACGTGTACGCCGTGGAAGTCGGCGCCGCGCTGCTGCTGGTGGGCATGATCGCCGCCATCTCGCTGACGCTGCGCCGCCGCCGCGACGCCAAGTACAACGATCCGGCCGCCGCGGTGCGCGTGCGCGCCAAAGACCGCTTCCGCCTGGTCAGCATGCCGGCGCAGAGCGACCGCGCCCAGGGCCGCGTGTCCACGCCGTCCGACGACGCCCAAGGAGAAAAAGAATGA
- the nuoI gene encoding NADH-quinone oxidoreductase subunit NuoI translates to MEAIKDFFGSLMLAELLKGMRLTGKYFFKRKVTLRYPMEKTPTSARFRGLHALRRYPNGEERCIACKLCEAVCPALAITIESDQRDDGTRRTTRYDIDLTKCIFCGFCEESCPVDSIVETHIHEYHGEKRGDLYFTKDMLLAVGDRYEAEIARRRAEDAPYR, encoded by the coding sequence ATGGAAGCGATCAAAGATTTCTTCGGCAGCCTGATGCTGGCCGAACTGCTCAAGGGCATGCGCCTGACGGGCAAGTACTTCTTCAAGCGCAAGGTCACCTTGCGCTACCCGATGGAAAAAACGCCGACCTCGGCGCGCTTCCGCGGGCTGCACGCATTGCGCCGCTACCCCAACGGGGAAGAGCGCTGCATCGCCTGCAAGCTGTGCGAAGCCGTCTGCCCGGCGCTGGCCATCACCATCGAATCGGACCAGCGCGACGACGGCACCCGCCGCACCACGCGCTACGACATCGATCTCACCAAGTGCATTTTCTGCGGCTTCTGTGAAGAAAGCTGCCCCGTGGACTCCATCGTGGAAACCCATATCCACGAATACCACGGTGAAAAGCGCGGCGACCTCTACTTCACCAAAGACATGCTGCTCGCCGTGGGCGACCGCTACGAAGCCGAAATCGCCCGCCGCCGGGCCGAAGACGCGCCATACCGCTGA